Proteins from one Salinispora arenicola genomic window:
- a CDS encoding phosphoenolpyruvate synthase, producing the protein MSTVASETDVTKWRAMGAKASNLAAMRSLGVHVPRWSAVSSDVFTAFLEHVEGIDVLLTQGTEEPERVAAEVTRRMRATVIPDHLADPIHAAYQAAGGGRVAVRSSGLEEDGDKYSFAGQFDTFLNVSEADEVLDRVKDCWASAFSARSLTYRLRNGLPLRATGMGVLIQQMVRSEVSGVMFTADPATGAGDRYVVSAVYGLGEGIVSGAVDADTVTLEAATGTVLETELGDKSERYEPAAGGGVEAIEVPDADRAQLSLDRIDLGTLWEAGRAISDAFGAPQDIEWAVADGQLWILQSRPITTVPTTSRPVGELRIWDNSNIVESFRGITSPLTFTFASTVYGAVYESYARSLRVPEKQLAQMHEWLPALLGNFHGRVYYNLVNWYRLQRIAPFYDVNRKLLEVAMGVDEALPDEIAEGLYPYEFDSAWQRRRARVVTYTTFFWKYLRMDRDVTRFVAYFYEQYAIFDKRDYAAMPADEVYRAFQDLIRSLNRRWGPMQMLDSTILLSMGILTMLGRRWLPHAPEWLTWAAARPGADVESAEPARELAALAATVKADDELRRLVTETDPAAIPDALAAAGHTTLLAAVDAYVEAHGYRSPDELKLEVPDLHEDPSSLYLMLRDALQAPPETASGDSAQEYLDQHLRGPRRWIYELTRRKVSRSLAARERLRFCRTKAFGSAKRMLRALGRHLQQVGAIERFEDVFLLRLDELTGAYEGKIAHDELRDIVAARRRTQERQETMSAPPRFRTYGAPYWEGNLEAAGWSVGRATRTGVGELHGTPSSPGVTTGRVVVTTRPQDVNGGIIVAYSTDPGWVAALPSATGLIIERGSPLTHVAIVARELGVPTIVKAKGATQELETGMTVRMDGGTGTITILNDTDGTSA; encoded by the coding sequence TTGTCAACTGTCGCCAGTGAAACTGACGTTACGAAATGGCGAGCTATGGGGGCCAAGGCGTCCAATCTGGCGGCGATGAGGAGTCTTGGCGTTCATGTTCCGCGCTGGAGCGCAGTTTCCAGCGATGTCTTCACCGCCTTCCTGGAACACGTCGAGGGCATCGACGTGTTGCTGACCCAGGGCACCGAGGAACCGGAGCGCGTCGCGGCCGAGGTCACCCGACGGATGCGGGCGACCGTGATCCCGGACCACCTCGCCGACCCGATCCACGCGGCGTACCAGGCCGCCGGCGGCGGCCGGGTCGCGGTGCGCTCGTCCGGCCTGGAGGAGGACGGCGACAAGTACTCCTTCGCCGGCCAGTTCGACACCTTCCTCAACGTCAGCGAGGCCGACGAGGTCCTGGACCGGGTCAAGGACTGCTGGGCATCGGCCTTCTCCGCGCGCTCGCTGACCTACCGACTGCGCAACGGCCTGCCACTGCGCGCGACCGGCATGGGCGTACTCATCCAACAGATGGTGCGCTCGGAGGTCAGCGGCGTGATGTTCACCGCCGATCCGGCGACCGGTGCCGGCGACCGGTACGTGGTCAGCGCTGTCTACGGCCTCGGCGAGGGCATCGTCTCCGGCGCTGTGGACGCGGACACCGTGACCCTCGAGGCGGCCACCGGTACGGTTCTGGAGACCGAGCTCGGCGACAAGTCGGAGCGCTACGAACCCGCGGCCGGCGGCGGCGTCGAAGCCATCGAGGTACCGGACGCCGACCGTGCGCAGCTGTCGCTCGACCGGATCGACCTTGGCACGTTGTGGGAGGCCGGCCGCGCCATCAGCGACGCCTTCGGTGCACCGCAGGACATCGAGTGGGCGGTCGCGGACGGCCAGCTGTGGATCCTGCAGAGCCGACCGATCACCACCGTGCCGACCACGAGCAGGCCGGTGGGTGAGCTACGGATCTGGGACAATTCGAACATCGTGGAGAGCTTCCGGGGAATCACGTCCCCGCTGACCTTCACGTTCGCCTCGACGGTCTACGGCGCGGTGTACGAGAGCTACGCCCGATCCCTACGCGTGCCCGAGAAGCAGCTCGCGCAGATGCACGAGTGGTTGCCCGCGCTCCTCGGCAACTTCCACGGCCGCGTCTACTACAACCTCGTCAACTGGTACCGCCTCCAGCGGATCGCGCCCTTCTACGACGTCAACCGCAAGCTGCTCGAGGTCGCCATGGGCGTGGACGAGGCGCTGCCGGACGAGATCGCCGAAGGGCTGTACCCGTACGAGTTCGACTCGGCCTGGCAACGCCGACGCGCACGAGTGGTCACCTACACGACCTTCTTCTGGAAGTACCTGCGCATGGACCGTGACGTCACGCGGTTCGTCGCCTACTTCTACGAGCAGTACGCGATCTTCGACAAGCGCGACTACGCCGCGATGCCCGCCGACGAGGTGTACCGGGCGTTCCAGGACCTGATCCGCAGCCTGAACAGGCGGTGGGGTCCGATGCAGATGCTCGACTCCACGATTCTGCTGTCGATGGGCATCCTCACGATGCTCGGCCGGCGGTGGCTGCCGCACGCCCCCGAGTGGCTGACGTGGGCCGCCGCTCGGCCCGGCGCCGACGTGGAATCCGCCGAGCCGGCCCGTGAGTTGGCCGCGCTGGCGGCCACCGTCAAGGCCGACGACGAGCTGCGCCGCCTGGTGACGGAGACCGACCCGGCGGCGATACCCGACGCGCTCGCGGCTGCCGGGCACACCACCCTGCTCGCGGCCGTCGACGCCTACGTGGAGGCGCACGGCTACCGCAGCCCCGACGAACTCAAGCTGGAGGTGCCGGACCTACACGAGGATCCGTCGAGCCTGTACCTGATGCTGCGCGACGCGCTACAGGCTCCGCCGGAGACAGCGAGCGGCGACAGCGCGCAGGAATATCTCGACCAGCACCTGCGGGGGCCGCGACGCTGGATCTACGAACTGACCCGCCGCAAGGTGTCTCGGTCACTGGCGGCGCGCGAGCGGCTGCGGTTCTGCCGGACGAAGGCGTTCGGCTCGGCCAAGCGGATGCTGCGCGCACTCGGCCGGCACCTGCAGCAGGTCGGGGCGATCGAGCGGTTCGAGGACGTGTTCCTGCTGCGCCTCGACGAGCTGACCGGGGCATACGAGGGCAAGATCGCTCACGACGAGCTACGCGACATCGTGGCGGCGCGCCGGCGCACGCAGGAACGACAGGAAACGATGTCCGCGCCGCCGCGCTTCCGGACGTACGGCGCGCCCTACTGGGAGGGCAATCTCGAGGCCGCCGGTTGGAGCGTCGGCCGGGCCACCCGCACCGGCGTCGGTGAACTGCACGGGACACCATCGTCCCCGGGCGTCACGACCGGGCGGGTCGTCGTCACGACGCGACCTCAGGACGTCAACGGCGGCATCATCGTGGCCTACAGCACCGACCCGGGCTGGGTCGCCGCACTACCGTCGGCGACCGGACTGATCATCGAACGGGGAAGCCCGCTGACCCACGTCGCGATCGTGGCGCGCGAGCTGGGCGTGCCGACGATCGTCAAGGCCAAGGGCGCCACCCAGGAACTGGAGACCGGCATGACCGTCCGGATGGACGGCGGCACCGGCACGATCACGATCCTCAACGACACGGATGGGACGTCCGCGTGA
- a CDS encoding cytochrome P450: MTDSVAFPQGRVCPHQPAPGYRPLAVQRPLAQVTLYDGRRVWAVTTRDLARRLLVDPRISSDRTNPAWPAIVPIVAAAVNDAQQKVLKIATALVGTDGPEHKAQRKMLIPSFTFRRMNALRPMIQEIVDQQLDEMIKSGAPTDLIPAFASAVPVTVLYRLMGIPDDDHGIFEKLSHQLLAGPNANEAYDQLMGYMSRLIAERRRNPGEGVLDDLLAQHGANDDADHDELVSTLVVQVAGNHGTTGSMIALGLFALLQHPEQLAELRADPSLMPTAVDELLRFLSVPDAVTRLAADDIEVEGTVIRKGDGVFFITSLINRDTDVHDAPNSLGWHHASAADHLTFGFGAHQCLGQSLARITMEIALGALIDRLPSLRLAVPAEEVPFLPAASLQVIAELPITW; this comes from the coding sequence ATGACTGACAGCGTCGCGTTCCCGCAGGGTCGCGTCTGCCCCCACCAGCCCGCACCGGGCTACCGACCGTTGGCCGTACAACGGCCACTCGCCCAGGTGACCCTCTACGATGGCCGGCGGGTCTGGGCTGTCACCACTCGTGATCTGGCCCGCCGGCTCCTGGTCGACCCTCGCATTTCCAGCGACCGCACCAACCCCGCGTGGCCCGCGATAGTGCCGATCGTCGCCGCCGCCGTCAACGACGCCCAGCAGAAGGTCCTGAAGATCGCCACCGCGTTGGTGGGCACCGACGGCCCGGAGCACAAAGCCCAGCGCAAGATGCTGATCCCCAGCTTCACGTTCAGACGCATGAACGCCCTGCGTCCAATGATCCAGGAGATCGTCGACCAGCAGCTGGACGAGATGATCAAGAGTGGCGCTCCCACGGACCTGATCCCGGCGTTCGCCTCGGCTGTGCCCGTGACGGTGTTGTACCGACTGATGGGCATACCGGACGACGACCACGGAATCTTCGAGAAACTGTCACACCAGCTCCTCGCCGGCCCGAACGCCAACGAGGCATATGACCAGCTCATGGGCTATATGAGCAGGCTGATCGCGGAGCGGCGGCGCAACCCCGGTGAGGGGGTTCTCGACGACCTCCTGGCGCAGCACGGTGCCAACGATGATGCGGACCACGACGAGCTGGTCTCGACGCTGGTCGTGCAGGTGGCGGGGAACCACGGCACCACCGGGAGCATGATCGCGCTCGGCCTGTTCGCCCTGCTGCAACACCCCGAGCAGCTCGCCGAGCTGCGAGCCGATCCCTCGCTGATGCCCACCGCTGTGGACGAGCTGCTGCGGTTTCTGTCCGTCCCTGACGCTGTCACGCGATTGGCAGCGGACGACATCGAGGTCGAGGGAACCGTTATCCGCAAGGGCGACGGCGTGTTCTTCATAACCTCCCTCATCAACCGCGACACCGACGTTCATGACGCGCCGAACTCCCTGGGTTGGCATCACGCCTCCGCCGCCGACCACCTGACATTCGGGTTCGGTGCCCACCAGTGCCTCGGCCAGAGCCTCGCGCGCATCACGATGGAGATCGCCCTCGGCGCGCTGATAGATCGGCTTCCCAGCCTGCGTCTCGCGGTTCCGGCGGAGGAGGTCCCGTTCCTTCCGGCTGCGAGCCTTCAGGTGATAGCCGAACTTCCCATCACCTGGTAG